The nucleotide sequence GGATCAGAGCGATCACCTCATCGAGGTGATCGAGCGCGATCTTGAGTCCTTCGAGGATGTGGGCGCGCCGCTCGGCTTCGGCGAGATCGAACTCGGTGCGCCGCCGAACCACTTCCTGGCGGTGGCGGATGTACTGTTCGACGAGCTGCTTGAGATTCAGGATCTGAGGCCGGTTGTCGACCAGCGCCAGCATGATGGCGCCGAAGGTGCTCTGCAGCGGGGAGTGGACGAAGAGCTGATTGAGGACGACCTTGGGATTGGCGTCCTTCTTGAGCTCGATCACGATGCGCATGCCGTCGCGGTCGGATTCGTCGCGCAGGTCGCTGATGCCGGAGACGCGGCCGTCCTTCACCAGATCGGCAATCTTCTCGAGCAGCGAGGATTTGTTGACCTGGAACGGGATCTCGGTGGCGACCAGACTCATTCGCCCGGCCTTGCCCTCCTCCACCTGGACCTTTGCCCGCATCTTGATCAGCCCGCGCCCGTTCAGGTAGCAGTCGCGGATGCCCTGCGTGCCGTTGATGATGCCGCCGGTCGGAAAGTCCGGGCCGCGGACGATCTTGAGGAGATCGGCGATCTCGCACTCCGGCTGGTCGATGACGTGGACGATCGCGTCGCAGATCTCACGCAGATTGTGCGGCGGCACTTCCGTGGCCATTCCGACGGCGATTCCCGAGCAGCCGTTCACCAGCAGGTTCGGGAGCACGCTCGGCAGCACCACCGGCTCTTCGCGCGTCTCGTCGTAGTTGGGACGGAAGTCGACGGTGTTCTTCTCGAGATCCGCCAGCATCTCCGCCGCCAGCGGGGTGAGCCGCGCTTCCGTGTATCGCATCGCGGCGGGCGCGTCTCCGTCGATCGAGCCGAAGTTCCCCTGGCCGTCCACCAGCGGATAGCGCATGACCCACTCCTGGGCCAGACGCACCAGGGTGGGATAGACGACCTGCTCGCCGTGCGGATGGTAATTGCCCGAGGTGTCACCCGCGATCTTCGCGCACTTTCGGAAGCCACGACCGGGCTGCAGATTCAGGTCGTTCATGGCCACCAGGATGCGGCGCTGAGACGGCTTGAGGCCGTCACGGACGTCCGGGAGCGCGCGCGAGACGATCACCGACATCGAGTAATCGATGTAGCTGGTCTTCATCTCGGATTCGATCGTGACGTTCACGACCCTGCTGCGATCGTTGAGCGGCATGCGTACGTCCTATGCGGGTCCGGTGGTCTCGAGGCGCCTCGGGGAGGCGCCTGCTTCCGTCGTCGGCGGTCCCTGTCCGACGGCGGTCAAATATCCAGATTGCGCACGAAGAGCGCGTTCTCTTCGATGAACTGCCGGCGTGGCTCGACCTGCTCGCCCATGAGAATGGTGAAGATGCGATCCGCTTCCACGCCGTCCTCGTTGGAGACTCGCAGCAACGTGCGCGTCTCGGGGTCCATCGTGGTCTTCCACAGCTGATCGGGGTTCATCTCGCCCAGGCCCTTGTAGCGCTGGACCATCACGTTCTTCTTCCCGATGCGGGCCATGGCTTCGTCACGCTCCTTGTCGTTGTAGCAGTACACCTCCTCCTTGCCGCTCTTCACCATGTACAGCGGCGGCTGGGCGATGTAGACGTGCCCGGCATCGACGAGCTTGGTGAACTCGCGAAAGAAGAAGGTCAGCAACAGCGTGCGGATGTGCGAGCCGTCGACGTCGGCGTCGGTCATGATGATGAGCTTGTGATAGCGCAGCTTGGCCACGTCGAAGTCGTCCTTCACGCCGGTCCCGAGGGCGGTGATCAGGTTGCGGATCTCCTCGTTGCTGAGGATCTTGTCGACTCGGGCCTTCTCGACGTTCAGGATCTTGCCGCGGATCGGCATGATGGCCTGGAAGCGGCGATCTCTCCCCTGCTTCGCGGTTCCTCCCGCGGAGTCGCCCTCGACGATGAACAGCTCGCAGTCCTTGGGATCGTCCCAGGCGCAGTCGGCCAGCTTGCCGGGCAGCGAGCCGCCGTCGAGGATGCTCTTGCGCCGCGCCAGCTCCCGCGCCTTGCGCGCCGCTTCCCGGGCGCGCGCCGCGGCGAGCATCTTGTCCACGATCTTGCGCGCGACCGAGGGATTCTCCTCGAAGAACTCCCGCAGCCCTTCGCCGACGATGCTCTCGACGATGCCCTTGACCTCGCTGTTGCCGAGCTTGGTCTTGGTCTGCCCTTCGAACTGCGGGTTCGGCAGCTTCACCGAGATCACCGCCGTCAGGCCCTCGCGCACGTCCTCTCCCGCTACCGAGACTTTCTGGTTGCGCGATAGTCCTTCGCGGTCCGCGTAGTTGGTGAGCGTTCGGGTCAGCGCGGAGCGGAAGCCGATCAGGTGCGTGCCGCCCTCGATCGTGTTGATGTTGTTGACGAACGAATGCATGGACTCGGTATAGCTGTCGTTGTACTGGAAGGCGATCTCCACCGACACCGCGTCGCGATCGCGTCCGAAGGACACCGGTCGCGCGTGGAGCGCATCCTTGTTCTGGTTGAGGTACTTCACGAACTCGACGATGCCGCCTTTGTAGAGATAGTTGGTGCTCTTCTTGGCGCGCTCGTCGGACAGCGTGATGGAGAGCCCGCTGTTGAGGAACGCCAGCTCCCGAAGACGCGCGGCGAGCGTGTCCCAGTGGAACGTGGTCTCCTCGAAGATGTCGGCATCCGGCTTGAATCGCGTGGTGGTTCCCGATCCATGCTTGACCGATCCGGACGGCGCCGCGCCGCTCGACATCGCCGCGGTTGGCTTGCCGCGCTCATAGCGCTGCCGATAGACCTTGCCGTCCTTCAGAACCTCGACCTCGCACCACTCGGAGAGGGCGTTCACCACGGAGACGCCGACTCCGTGCAGACCACCGGATACGCGATAGGTCTTGTTGTCGAACTTGCCGCCGGCATGGAGGGTCGTCATCACGACCTCGAGCGCGGGCTTCTTGGTGGCCTGATGCATGTCCACCGGAATGCCGCGTCCATTGTCGTGGACCGCGACGCTGCCATCGGTCTGGAGCGCGACCTCGATCTCGGTGCAGAAGCCGGCCAGGGCCTCGTCCACGGAGTTGTCCACGACTTCGTAGACCAGATGGTGCAGACCGCGCACACCGACGTCACCGATGTACATGGCGGGGCGCTTGCGGACCGCTTCCAGGCCCTCGAGGACCTGGATGCTCGTCGCGTCGTAGTGATGACCCTTCGCGTCAGCCGTCAACGTGGCTTCTCCTTCTTTCGTGTTCACCGCTGGATCCCTCCGCGGGTCGTGATGAAACGCAGGCCCCGGACATGAGGTCCGAGGCGCCGCTGCAGCTCCTTCAGGAACCGGCGCTTCAGGAACTCGAGCTCGCAGGCCCACGCCGATCCTTCGACCTCGACCTGCAACACTCCTTCGTGGAACCCGGCCGGCCTGGTCCTGCGCGCGATGCGTGGACCGACGATCTCGGGCCACGACTCCATGGCCCGCCAACCCACGATGCCTCGTTCGAGACCGAGATCACGGAGCAGGCGAGGGACGATGGCTCCGGTCGTATCCACGCTCAGCCCGCGTCGGGCAGCCGCAGGGGCATGATCAGGCAGAGCAGATCCTCGTCGGTTTGCGGAAGGCCGGACACCGGCTCCACCACCCCTGCCCCCAAAGCCGTCCCCAGTCGCAGCACGACCTTCTCGCTCTGGATGCTCTTGAGCATCTCGATCAGGTAGGTCGCGTTGTAGCCGATCTCCATGGCTTCTCCCCGGTAGTCCGCACCGACCTCGTGCCTTCCGGAGCCGAGCTCGGTGGCCGAGGAGACGCCCAGCTTTCCGTCGACCAGGGAGAAGCGCACCTGGCGCGTGACGTTGTCGGCGTGGGAAGCGACGATGTCGACCGCCGCCAGCAGCTCGTCACGGCTGACCGTCACCTCGCGAGGGTTGCTCTTCGGAATGACCTGCTCGTAATTCGGGTACGGTCCCTGGAGAAGTCGCACCAGGACCTGCACCCTGTAGTCTCCGACCTGCGCGGCGAACGCGGCTTGATTGCGCGATCCGGCGATCTCCACCTCGACCGGGCTGGTGGCTTCTTCCGCCGTCCGGCTCAGCGTCGCCAGCGCCCGGCTGGGGACGATCACGCCGTCCTTGGTGAGGCCCGAGAATGTGCCCTTGCGGGTGGCGCGCGCCAGACGGTGACCATCGGTGGCCACCAGCGTCATCTGGCGGTCGTTTCCGTGGAGGAGGACGCCCGAAAGCTGCGGACGTGAGGCGTCGCTCGATGCGGCGTACCCCGTGCGGGAGACGAGGCGCGCGAGCGCTTCACCCTCGATCGAGATTCGCGTCTCGGCCTTCATGTCGGGCACGCGCGGAAAGTCGGACGCATCCTGGGTCGGAAAGCTCGACCACCCTTTTCCGTCGCCATAGCGTGTTTCGACCTGCTGACCCGACAGCGCGAGCTGAACCTCTCCGCGGGGCATCTTGCGAACCACTTCGTGAAAGTGACGCGCCGAGACCGCTGCTCTGCCGGGTGTCTTCACCGAGCACGGAACGGAAACGGCGGTCGTCAGCTCGAGATCGGTGCCCGTGACGCGGAGAATGTTCTTCTCCGCTTCGAGCAGCAGACACGAGAGCAGGGGCATCGGACTCTTGGCTGAAATCGAGGCCATCGCCTTGCCGACCGCGAAAGCCAGATCGCCCTGCTGAATCGTGAGATCCATCCGATCGCTCCAATGCTTTAAGTCGTTGTGCGGAAACGAGATTCGTGGTGGGTTCCGCGAGGCCGGAAATGTTCCTCTCGGCTCCTTCGAACGGTCACGGTGGCATCATATGGACCACTCGATGGTGCTGCAAGGACTTTCAGTGCCTCAAACCTGCCTGTAAATTATTGGTGTGTAATAAGAAAGAAGATCGTAACCGTAGGGCCGGTGGAGGTTGTCGAGAACCCCGGGCGCGTAGCTGTAAGAGGCTGCATCACAAGAGCTTGAGATCCGGCAGGCGATTGGGGATGGAAGGCTTCCTCGATCACATCATTCTCCATCTCGTGGAGAACGCCTTTTCCCTCCCCAAACCGCCACCGGTTCTCAACACCTCTTCACGCTTCCAACGTGGAAATCAGACCGTTGAGCTTGTCGCTGAACACCGGATCGGCGTTCAGTCGCTCCGCGACGCGCTCGCAGGCGTAGATCACCGTCGTGTGGTCACGGCCACCGAACAGCGCACCCACTTCCGTGAGCGAGAGCTCGGTGAACTGTCGCAGCAGATACATCGCGACCTGACGAGGCTGCACCACGGAGTGCGTTCGACGGCGACCGCACAACGCGTCCGGTCGAACGCCATACGCCTCCGACACCGTCGTGAGGATTCTCTCCGGCGCGAGTTGGTCGGGCTCAGGATGAACGTAATGCTCCAGGATGTCCTCCACCATCGAGACCGTGATCTCCTGGTGCATCAATGAGCCCAGAGCCAGAACACGCACCAGGCAGCCTTCCAGATCGCGGATGTTGTTGCGGATCCGATCGGCGAGCAGCAGAAGCACGTCGTCCGCGAGGCGGATGCCGTCCCCTTCCTCCTCACAGCGCTTGCGCAGGATCGCGAGGCGCGTCTCCAGATCGGGATGCTTGATGTCGGTGACGAGTCCCTGATTGAAACGCGAGATGAGGCGCTCCTCCAGCTTGGGAATGTCCTTCGGAGGCTTGTCCGCGGTCACCACGATCTGCTTGTGAGCATCGCGCAGGGCATTGAACGTGTAAAAAAACTCTTCCTGGGTGCTCTCCTTGCCAGCCAGGAACTGCACGTCGTCGATCAGCAGCAGATCGACATTGCGGTACTTGTTCCGGAACGCGAGGGTCTGCGCGTGCTGGATGGCGTAGATCATCTCGTTCGTGAACCGCTCCGCGGAGACGTAGTTCACGCGCGCATCCGGGCGCGCGCCCACCACCGCATGTCCGATGGCGTGCAGCAAATGGGTCTTTCCGAGGCCAGAGCCGCCAAAGATGAAGAGCGGGTTGTAGGCACGCCCCGGTCGCTCGGCGACCGCGCGGCAGGCGGCATGGGTGAACTGGTTGCTGCTTCCGACCACGAAGTTCGAGAACGTATAACGGGGATGGAGAAGGCTGTCCCCCGCAGCGCTCGGACCCGGGCGGGTCGCGTATGACTTGAGCTCTGCGGCCGGGCGACGGGTCGGCGAAGTGCTCTGAGTGCAGGTTTCGGGCGTCGACAGGCGGATCTCGAGGTCTTGGCCCATGACGTCGGCGACGACTTCGCGAAGAGCCGGAAGATGGTGCTGGTGAAGCCAGTCGACGAAAAAGCTGTTCGGAACTTCGAGTTCAACCGCGTGGGGGCCCAGGCGGATGGGCTGGATCGGCTTGAACCAGGTGTCGAAGGTCTGTTGACTGCCGAGGCGGCTTTGAACCGCGCCTAGAATTTCTCCCCAGAGTCGACTCGTATCCTCCAGTTGCGTGGACTGAGAGGCCATGTCGTCAGCGATCCTTGCTTGAAGGGTCTCTGTGTTTCCCCGTCCGATCTGGGCCGCGCGTCGTTCCCTTGGGCACCGGCCGTACGGGAGAGTCGATGTGTGAAAGCAGGGGTGGGACTTACTCACAGACGTTGTGAACGGCGCAAACGCTGACACCACAAACATTTGATCCCGGTTCGACCTCCTTTCTTCCACCGCTTCTCAACAATCCGTGGGGAGAGGCGAATGGACTGGGAGCACGACTCGTCCACAGGGGTCGGCGAGCCGACTCATCTTCAATCTAATCAAGTGCTTGGAGGGTTATCGAGCCTCACCCCCGGTAGCCTGGTTCCCGAGGTCTGCGAGGAGCGGGGAAGCTATCATCCGGCGAGGGGACCTTCAAGCAACCTTTTCGGAGAACGCGATGTGCCACAACGTCTTGTGCGAGCGTCGAATGGCTCTCAGGCACGGACGTGCGTGCCCGCGCGTTCAGTCTCCGTGCCGTTCCATGGGCTGCACCTAAAACGGTAAGTTGACGCCAGTTACGAACGAGAAGTCGTCGTTCAGATCGTCTCCAGCGCGTAACTGAATCTCACCGATGAGCTTGATCTCCTGGGAGAGCTTGAACTCGGATCCGAAACGGAAGGGGACCGAGAAGTCGCTGTCCTGGTTGTCGCCGAGGTCCACGTTGCTGAAGAACATCCCGACACTGCCGTAGGGCGTGATCCCTCCGCCGCTTCCCATGGGGAACGTCTTGCTGGCCACGACCGACGGCCCCAGCGAGAGGATGCTGATTCCGTCCCCCGTCTCGACCCCGAGGGCGCCGCCGGCGCTGAGATCGAGCATGCCTCCCTTGGAGATCAGAAACTTCAGGTCGCCGCCGATGCGAAGCGTTGTCTGATCCTCGCTCCCGACCTCGATCCGATTCAGGCCGCCCTGGAACCCGAAGTCCACGTTTGGGTAGAAGCTCAGGCGGAGCTGGGAGACCAATCCGAACAAGCTCTCGCTGGCGTGGACGTATGCGCCGAAAACGTGGCCACCGGCGGGCACCGTCTCGGCCCCGGTGAATTGACCGAAGACCTGCGCGCGCGCCGTCGCGGGAATCAGCAACAACGCCGCGAACAGCGCCTTTGACCAGAGTCCCTTCACGTTGAGCCTCCCTTTGTGCTTTGGCCCGATCGCCGGGGCCAACGTCGCAATCGTGGAAAACAGGGTCAAGCGGAAAAGCCGGAATCTGCCGGGGCCGCCCGTCAACGGGAGGCGTCGTAGAAGAGCGACCGCCAGCCCGAGCGCTCGCGGAAGCCGAGGCGATGATAGAGGGACAGCGCCGGAGCGTTGTTCAGGTTCACGAAGAGACAGACGGCCCGACAACGGTCCAGGAGCCGGCGGCTGAGCTCCGCGAGGCCGAGCGTGGCGAACCCCTTGCGCCGGCGCTCCCGCGGAGTGAAGACGCCGGAAACCTGCGCGGCGTCGGCGGTCATGGCGCTCACGCTCGCGCGAAACCGCAGGCCTTCCTCGTCCTTCCACAGATACGTGTGCCCATCCCGCGCCTCCTCCTCGACGCGCCGCCTGTAGCTCGCGGCATCCGTCCGCCGGGGATCCTCCTCGAGCTCTTCGGCGCGCAGATCCGCGCCGGTCTCGTACAGGAGCGGCACGTCTTCGACGCGGGCGGGAGCGAGGTCCTGGAGCCGCTCGAAGTGGGGGAGCTCGCCACGCTCGACGGCCATGTACACCTGGGCCCGGTCGAGCCTCGGAGTCAGTCCCGATGGCTCGAAGCGCTGGAGAAAGGCCTTCACGGAGTGGCTGGGTCCGATGACCTGGAAGCGGCGGGGCAGGGATGACAGGCGAGAGCGCGCCTGGTCGCCCAGGAGCCGCAACGCCTCCTCGTCGTCTCCGATCGGAAGCACCGCCCCGGAGCTCCCGCCGAGGTGGAGGAGTCCGACGATGTGCTTGTCGCGACGGGCGACCCAGTATTCGTCGCGCGGCTGTCCCAGCGCGTCGCGCAGGACCAGCGCCAACAAGTAGACGTTCAACACCGGGTCGCGATCGAGGAACCCGAAGGTCTCGACCAGATGGGGCGGCTGGAGTCGCTCCACCGAGAGCGCGCCGGCGCGGAACGACGAGACCATCGATTCTCCTTAGAGCAGGGCCCCGCGCAGGATCAGGCTCGCCGCGGTGAAATAGATGACGATGCCGGTCACGTCGACCAGGGTCGCGACGAAGGGCGCGGAGGCGCTGGCGGGGTCGAGCTTCACCATGCGGAGCAGGAAAGGCAGCGTCGACCCGGCAAGGGTGCCCCAGGTCACGATCCCCGCCACGCTCAGGGCGACGGTGAAGGAGATCAGGAGATGGTGGGGACCGTAGGTATCCGGAAACATGAGGTGCCAGCCCTCCGTCCTGAGGAACGAGATCACCCCGAGCAGCACGCCCATGATGAGACCGATGACCAGCTCGCGCCGCACCACGCGGAACCAGTCCATCACCTTCACTTCGCCGAGCGCCATGGCCCGGATGACCAGCGTGGTGGCCTGGGAGCCGGAGTTTCCGCCGCTCGAGATGATGAGAGGCACGAAGATCGCCAGCACCACGGCGCGAGCGATCTCGTCCTCGAACCGGCTCATGGCGCTGGTGGTGAGCATCTCGCCGACGAACAGGGCGGCCAGCCAGCCCACGCGCTTCTTCACCATCTCCACGACGCCGACCTCGAGATAGGGGGCCTCGAGGGCCTGCGTGCCACCGATCTTCTGGATGTCCTCGGTGGCCTCCTCGCGCAGCACGTCGACGATGTCGTCCACCGTCACGATGCCCTGCATGTGGCCGGCATGGTCCACGACCGGGATGGCCTGGAGGTCGTGCTGCGCGAACAGGCGGCCGAGCTCCTCCTGATCCATGTCCTCGCGCGCGGTTACCAGGTCGGTGGCCATCAGCTCGCGCACCGGCCGGTCCGGCTTGGCGGCGAACAGGTCCCGGAACGAGACCACGCCGAGCAGCCGCTGATCGGCGTCGATCACGTAGACGTAATAGATGGTCTCGAGCACCTCACGGGCCTGACGCTGCAGGTAGCGGATGGCCTCGTCGGCGCTGACATCGGGGCGCACCCGCGCGTAGCGCGGATTCATGAGGCCGCCCGCTTCGTCCTCCGCGTAGGCCAGGAGCGCCAGCACTTCGCGTCGCGTCTGCTCG is from Candidatus Eisenbacteria bacterium and encodes:
- the gyrB gene encoding DNA topoisomerase (ATP-hydrolyzing) subunit B — its product is MNTKEGEATLTADAKGHHYDATSIQVLEGLEAVRKRPAMYIGDVGVRGLHHLVYEVVDNSVDEALAGFCTEIEVALQTDGSVAVHDNGRGIPVDMHQATKKPALEVVMTTLHAGGKFDNKTYRVSGGLHGVGVSVVNALSEWCEVEVLKDGKVYRQRYERGKPTAAMSSGAAPSGSVKHGSGTTTRFKPDADIFEETTFHWDTLAARLRELAFLNSGLSITLSDERAKKSTNYLYKGGIVEFVKYLNQNKDALHARPVSFGRDRDAVSVEIAFQYNDSYTESMHSFVNNINTIEGGTHLIGFRSALTRTLTNYADREGLSRNQKVSVAGEDVREGLTAVISVKLPNPQFEGQTKTKLGNSEVKGIVESIVGEGLREFFEENPSVARKIVDKMLAAARAREAARKARELARRKSILDGGSLPGKLADCAWDDPKDCELFIVEGDSAGGTAKQGRDRRFQAIMPIRGKILNVEKARVDKILSNEEIRNLITALGTGVKDDFDVAKLRYHKLIIMTDADVDGSHIRTLLLTFFFREFTKLVDAGHVYIAQPPLYMVKSGKEEVYCYNDKERDEAMARIGKKNVMVQRYKGLGEMNPDQLWKTTMDPETRTLLRVSNEDGVEADRIFTILMGEQVEPRRQFIEENALFVRNLDI
- a CDS encoding DUF721 domain-containing protein, with product MDTTGAIVPRLLRDLGLERGIVGWRAMESWPEIVGPRIARRTRPAGFHEGVLQVEVEGSAWACELEFLKRRFLKELQRRLGPHVRGLRFITTRGGIQR
- the dnaN gene encoding DNA polymerase III subunit beta — protein: MDLTIQQGDLAFAVGKAMASISAKSPMPLLSCLLLEAEKNILRVTGTDLELTTAVSVPCSVKTPGRAAVSARHFHEVVRKMPRGEVQLALSGQQVETRYGDGKGWSSFPTQDASDFPRVPDMKAETRISIEGEALARLVSRTGYAASSDASRPQLSGVLLHGNDRQMTLVATDGHRLARATRKGTFSGLTKDGVIVPSRALATLSRTAEEATSPVEVEIAGSRNQAAFAAQVGDYRVQVLVRLLQGPYPNYEQVIPKSNPREVTVSRDELLAAVDIVASHADNVTRQVRFSLVDGKLGVSSATELGSGRHEVGADYRGEAMEIGYNATYLIEMLKSIQSEKVVLRLGTALGAGVVEPVSGLPQTDEDLLCLIMPLRLPDAG
- the dnaA gene encoding chromosomal replication initiator protein DnaA; this translates as MEERRSNRDQMFVVSAFAPFTTSVSKSHPCFHTSTLPYGRCPRERRAAQIGRGNTETLQARIADDMASQSTQLEDTSRLWGEILGAVQSRLGSQQTFDTWFKPIQPIRLGPHAVELEVPNSFFVDWLHQHHLPALREVVADVMGQDLEIRLSTPETCTQSTSPTRRPAAELKSYATRPGPSAAGDSLLHPRYTFSNFVVGSSNQFTHAACRAVAERPGRAYNPLFIFGGSGLGKTHLLHAIGHAVVGARPDARVNYVSAERFTNEMIYAIQHAQTLAFRNKYRNVDLLLIDDVQFLAGKESTQEEFFYTFNALRDAHKQIVVTADKPPKDIPKLEERLISRFNQGLVTDIKHPDLETRLAILRKRCEEEGDGIRLADDVLLLLADRIRNNIRDLEGCLVRVLALGSLMHQEITVSMVEDILEHYVHPEPDQLAPERILTTVSEAYGVRPDALCGRRRTHSVVQPRQVAMYLLRQFTELSLTEVGALFGGRDHTTVIYACERVAERLNADPVFSDKLNGLISTLEA
- the mgtE gene encoding magnesium transporter, which encodes MTSLRNEAESESGLTSSDLVETWRLLAPEDRLEAFQDLPRTEAEDFFLELSARDQYDLLASMPKGVGMRRSWMRLLPPDDAADLIQEVADEPEREELLQVLDEQTRREVLALLAYAEDEAGGLMNPRYARVRPDVSADEAIRYLQRQAREVLETIYYVYVIDADQRLLGVVSFRDLFAAKPDRPVRELMATDLVTAREDMDQEELGRLFAQHDLQAIPVVDHAGHMQGIVTVDDIVDVLREEATEDIQKIGGTQALEAPYLEVGVVEMVKKRVGWLAALFVGEMLTTSAMSRFEDEIARAVVLAIFVPLIISSGGNSGSQATTLVIRAMALGEVKVMDWFRVVRRELVIGLIMGVLLGVISFLRTEGWHLMFPDTYGPHHLLISFTVALSVAGIVTWGTLAGSTLPFLLRMVKLDPASASAPFVATLVDVTGIVIYFTAASLILRGALL
- a CDS encoding GNAT family N-acetyltransferase, coding for MVSSFRAGALSVERLQPPHLVETFGFLDRDPVLNVYLLALVLRDALGQPRDEYWVARRDKHIVGLLHLGGSSGAVLPIGDDEEALRLLGDQARSRLSSLPRRFQVIGPSHSVKAFLQRFEPSGLTPRLDRAQVYMAVERGELPHFERLQDLAPARVEDVPLLYETGADLRAEELEEDPRRTDAASYRRRVEEEARDGHTYLWKDEEGLRFRASVSAMTADAAQVSGVFTPRERRRKGFATLGLAELSRRLLDRCRAVCLFVNLNNAPALSLYHRLGFRERSGWRSLFYDASR